Proteins encoded in a region of the Drosophila sechellia strain sech25 chromosome 2L, ASM438219v1, whole genome shotgun sequence genome:
- the LOC6617248 gene encoding AP-2 complex subunit alpha, translated as MAPVRGDGMRGLAVFISDIRNCKSKEAEVKRINKELANIRSKFKGDKTLDGYQKKKYVCKLLFIFLLGHDIDFGHMEAVNLLSSNKYSEKQIGYLFISVLVNTNSDLIRLIIQSIKNDLQSRNPVHVNLALQCIANIGSRDMAESFSNEIPKLLVSGDTMDVVKQSAALCLLRLFRSSPDIIPGGEWTSRIIHLLNDQHMGVVTAATSLIDALVKRNPDEYKGCVNLAVSRLSRIVTASYTDLQDYTYYFVPAPWLSVKLLRLLQNYNPVTEEAGVRARLNETLETILNKAQEPPKSKKVQHSNAKNAVLFEAINLIIHSDSEPNLLVRACNQLGQFLSNRETNLRYLALESMCHLATSEFSHEEVKKHQEVVILSMKMEKDVSVRQMAVDLLYAMCDRGNAEEIVQEMLNYLETADYSIREEMVLKVAILAEKYATDYTWYVDVILNLIRIAGDYVSEEVWYRVIQIVINREEVQGYAAKTVFEALQAPACHENMVKVGGYILGEFGNLIAGDSRSAPLVQFKLLHSKYHLCSPMTRALLLSTYIKFINLFPEIRTNIQDVFRQHSNLRSADAELQQRASEYLQLSIVASTDVLATVLEEMPSFPERESSILAVLKKKKPGRVPENEIRESKSPAPLTSATQNNALVNNSHSKLNNSNANTDLLGLSTPPSNNIGSGSNSNSTLIDVLGDMYGSNSNNNSSAVYNTKKFLFKNNGVLFENEMLQIGVKSEFRQNLGRLGLFYGNKTQVPLTNFNPVLQWSAEDALKLNVQMKVVEPTLEAGAQIQQLLTAECIEDYADAPTIEISFRYNGTQQKFSIKLPLSVNKFFEPTEMNAESFFARWKNLSGEQQRSQKVFKAAQPLDLPGARNKLMGFGMQLLDQVDPNPDNMVCAGIIHTQSQQVGCLMRLEPNKQAQMFRLTVRASKETVTREICDLLTDQF; from the exons GGATACCTTTTCATCTCAGTGTTGGTGAACACGAACAGCGACCTTATTCGGCTGATCATCCAATCTATAAAGAATGATTTGCAGTCGCGTAATCCTGTGCACGTTAATCTGGCACTACAATGCATTGCCAACATTGGAAGTCGGGATATGGCCGAGTCCTTTTCCAACGAAATACCCAAGTTACTCGTCTCGGGCGACACCATGGACGTGGTGAAGCAGTCGGCGGCGCTATGCCTGCTCCGCCTGTTCCGCTCCTCGCCGGACATCATTCCCGGTGGTGAGTGGACTTCGCGTATTATCCATTTGCTCAATGATCAGCACATGGGAGTGGTCACAGCGGCCACCTCGCTGATCGACGCCTTGGTGAAGCGCAATCCGGACGAGTACAAGGGTTGTGTTAATTTGGCTGTTTCACGCTTATCCCGGATCGTAACAGCCAGCTACACGGATCTTCAG GATTATACATATTACTTTGTACCGGCTCCATGGCTATCGGTAAAACTTCTGCGATTGCTGCAAAACTACAATCCGGTCACCGAAGAGGCTGGCGTACGGGCTCGCTTAAATGAAACTTTGGAGACGATTTTGAACAAGGCGCAAGAGCCGCCAAAGAGTAAGAAGGTGCAGCACTCTAACGCAAAGAACGCCGTGCTCTTCGAGGCCATCAACCTGATCATTCACAGCGACAGCGAGCCAAACCTTTTAGTGCGCGCTTGCAACCAGTTGGGACAGTTCCTCAGCAATAGGGAAACCAACTTGCGCTATCTGGCTCTGGAGTCCATGTGCCACCTGGCCACTTCGGAGTTCTCGCACGAGGAGGTGAAGAAGCACCAGGAGGTGGTCATTCTGTCAATGAAAATGGAGAAGGACGTATCCGTGCGCCAAATGGCGGTGGATCTTTTGTATGCCATGTGTGATCGTGGTAATGCCGAGGAAATTGTTCAGGAGATGCTCAACTATCTGGAGACGGCCGACTACTCTATTCGCGAGGAAATGGTGCTCAAGGTGGCAATTCTTGCCGAGAAGTATGCCACGGATTATACCTG GTATGTGGACGTTATCCTCAATCTAATTCGCATTGCTGGCGACTACGTGTCTGAGGAAGTATGGTACCGCGTAATTCAGATTGTGATCAATCGCGAGGAGGTTCAAGGCTATGCCGCAAAGACTGTTTTTGAGGCGCTACAGGCTCCTGCCTGCCACGAAAACATGGTTAAAGTGGGCGGCTACATCTTGGGAGAGTTTGGCAACTTAATCGCCGGAGATTCCCGCTCAGCCCCACTGGTACAATTTAAGCTTCTGCACTCCAAGTACCACTTGTGCTCGCCGATGACCCGGGCCCTTCTTCTGTCCACgtatattaaatttatcaaCCTCTTTCCGGAAATTCGTACCAATATCCAGGATGTGTTCCGCCAGCACAGCAATCTTCGATCGGCAGATGCGGAACTGCAGCAGCGAGCTAGCGAATATCTTCAGCTTAGCATAGTGGCATCGACAGACGTTTTGGCCACCGTCCTTGAGGAGATGCCATCGTTCCCAGAACGCGAGAGCTCAATTTTAGCAGTgctaaagaaaaagaagcccGGCAGGGTGCCGGAGAATGAAATTCGCGAGTCGAAGAGCCCGGCACCCCTGACTTCTGCAACGCAGAACAACGCCCTTGTGAACAATTCACATAGCAAGCTGAATAACAGCAACGCAAATACGGATCTGCTTGGATTAAGCACTCCGCCATCGAATAATATTGGTAGTGGTAGCAATAGCAACAGTACGCTCATTGATGTTTTGGGCGACATGTACGGCAGCAATAGTAACAACAACTCAAGTGCCGTGTACAACACCAAGAAGTTTTTGTTCAAGAACAATGGTGTTTTGTTCGAGAACGAAATGCTGCAGATCGGTGTGAAGAGCGAGTTCCGCCAGAATCTTGGACGATTAGGCCTTTTCTACGGCAACAAGACACAGGTTCCCCTGACG AACTTTAATCCTGTGCTGCAATGGTCTGCCGAGGATGCGCTTAAGCTGAACGTGCAGATGAAGGTGGTGGAGCCGACCCTGGAGGCCGGCGCGCAGATCCAACAACTGTTAACCGCGGAGTGCATCGAGGATTACGCCGATGCGCCAACAATCGAGATCAGTTTCCGCTACAACGGCACCCAGCAGAAGTTCAGCATTAAACTGCCATTGAGCGTTAACAAATTCTTTGAGCCTACCGAAATGAATGCTGAATCATTCTTTGCACGATGGAAGAACCTTAGCGG TGAGCAACAACGGTCACAGAAAGTGTTCAAGGCTGCCCAGCCACTGGATTTGCCCGGAGCCCGCAACAAGCTAATGGGCTTTGGCATGCAACTGCTGGACCAAGTGGATCCCAATCCAGACAATATGGTCTGCGCGGGCATCATTCATACGCAATCGCAACAGGTGGGCTGCCTGATGCGATTGGAGCCGAACAAGCAGGCTCAG ATGTTCCGACTGACAGTTCGGGCAAGCAAGGAGACCGTAACTCGGGAAATCTGCGACCTGTTGACGGATCAATTCTAA